The DNA sequence GGACAAGGAGGGCATTCCGCTGACCCTCCGCCTCAAAGTGATCGACTCCGAGAGCTGCAAGCCCCTGGCGAAGGTGGCCGTCGACATCTGGCACTGCGACGCACTGGGGATCTACTCGGGCTATGAGGACTCGAGCGCGGGCGGCGGCACCCCGCCCACCGGGACGCCGCCCACCGGTACCCCGACCGGGACGCCGCCCACCGACACCCCGACGGGCGCTCCCACCGGTGCCCCGCCCGGTGGCGGCCACCAGGAGCCGACCGACGACGAGCGGTATCTGCGCGGCACCCAGCTGACCGACCGGCACGGCGTCGTGGAGTTCACCACGATCTTCCCCGGCTGGTACCGGGGCCGCTGTGTGCACATCCACACCAAGGTGCACGTCGGCGGCACGATGACCGACGCCGGTTACGAGGGCGGCCACACCTGCCACACCGGTCAGCTCTTCTTCGCCGAGGAGGCGGTGCTGGCCTCGGCCGAGGTGGCTCCCTACAACACCAGCACCACCGAGCGCACCACCCTCGACGAGGACGGGATCTACCCCGGCAACGGTGCGCAGGGCGGTCTGCTGAACCTGAAGTACCGCAAGGGGAAGATCGAGAAGGGCGTCCTCGGAAGCCTCACCCTGGGGG is a window from the Streptomyces luomodiensis genome containing:
- a CDS encoding intradiol ring-cleavage dioxygenase; amino-acid sequence: MTEQQSNDLDPQPQRDMTRRRAVMAGGAAVAAVGLGTAVATTASAGETSATPSASASSSSGEVCYRLTSETTEGPYYIDADKIRKDITEDKEGIPLTLRLKVIDSESCKPLAKVAVDIWHCDALGIYSGYEDSSAGGGTPPTGTPPTGTPTGTPPTDTPTGAPTGAPPGGGHQEPTDDERYLRGTQLTDRHGVVEFTTIFPGWYRGRCVHIHTKVHVGGTMTDAGYEGGHTCHTGQLFFAEEAVLASAEVAPYNTSTTERTTLDEDGIYPGNGAQGGLLNLKYRKGKIEKGVLGSLTLGVDPDATHDGTDL